A genomic stretch from Helianthus annuus cultivar XRQ/B chromosome 1, HanXRQr2.0-SUNRISE, whole genome shotgun sequence includes:
- the LOC110873382 gene encoding clustered mitochondria protein codes for MAGKSSRGRNKKGSQTAANAAPSAANVAPVVSANGHPEESLNPVGEQKVDANGVPPSAEVQATTPEVKEAENASSESQVKQGDIHLFPVPVKTQFGEKLELQLSPSDSVMDVRQFLLDAPETCFFTCYDLLLHTKDGSAHHLEDYHEISEVADITSGGCSLEMIAALYDDRSIRAHVHRTRELLSLSTLHSSLSTSLALQHEMGQNATANSGDQSKKTEVLELENLGFMEDVSGSLSNLLSSPSKEIKCVETIVFSSFNPPPSYRRLVGDLIYLDVVTLEGSKYCITGTTTTFYVNSSSGNTLDPKPTKAASEATTLIGLLQKISSKFKKAFREMLERKASAHPFENIQSLLPPNSWLGLHPVPDHRRDAARAENSLSLSFGSELIGMQRDWNEELQSCREFPHASPQERILRDRALYKVSSDFVDAAISGAIGVISRCIPPINPTDPECFHMYVHNNIFFSFAVDADLEQLSRKQSSDSSEKTLTKSSKVNGEKSSAATSENQNVNGVVESVSDAPSEVQLAESEQATYASSNNDLKGTKAYQEADVPGLYNLAMAIVDYRGHRVVAQSVLPGILQGDKSDSLLYGSVDNGKKISWNQDFHSKVLEASKRLRVKEHTVLDGSGNVFQIAAPVECKGIVGSDDRHYLLDLMRVTPRDANYTGPNSKFCILRPELITAFCQAEAAKNSKSKREPEDAPKSVDSSKDDNVEQVNQAEPAKIPETSDTNPNESEDKTVVEESGSKPADVADKTEDIRFNPNVFTEFKLAGTPEEIAADEESVRKVSSYLKGTVLPKFIQDLCTLEVSPMDGQTLTEALHAHGINVRYIGKVADGTKNLPHLWDLCSNEIIVRCAKHILKDVLRDTADHDIGHAIAHFFNCLFGDCQTASGKGVGNNNTQSKNQKKDVVAGKSTKGHSRSKAGGVATKKQASCMNLTSESLWSNILEFAKVKYQFELPEDARSRVKKISVIRNLCLKVGVAIAAKKYDLSAATPFQTSDILNLQPVVKHSIPVCQEAKELVETGKVQLAEGMLNEAYTLFTEAFTILQQVTGPMHREVANCCRYLAMVLYHAGDMAAAIMQQHKELIINERCLGLDHPDTAHSYGNMALFYHGLNQSELALRHMSRALLLLSLSSGPDHPDVAATYINVAMMYQDIGKMNTALRYLQEALKKNERLLGEEHIQTAVCYHALAIAFNCVGAYKLSHQHEKKTYDILVKQLGEDDSRTRDSENWMKTFKVREAQMNAQKQKGQAVNAVSAQAAIDLLKAHPDLIQAFQAASGGASGSGGNSAVGGENFARGGRGVDERSARAVAEARKKAAARGLLIRPHGVPVQAVPPLTQLFNMISSGITPENAASEDTNAAANPGEAAKAEQQGQAPVGLGAGLAALDSKKKEQK; via the exons ATGGCTGGGAAATCAAGCAGGGGGAGGAACAAGAAAGGTTCGCAGACTGCTGCGAATGCTGCGCCTTCTGCTGCGAATGTTGCACCGGTGGTTTCGGCTAATGGTCATCCTGAAGAGAGCTTGAATCCTGTTGGAGAACAGAAGGTGGATGCTAATGGGGTCCCGCCTTCGGCTGAGGTACAAGCTACTACACCGGAGGTCAAGGAGGCTGAAAACGCGAGCTCGGAGAGTCAGGTTAAGCAAG GTGACATTCATCTTTTCCCTGTTCCCGTCAAAACCCAATTTGGCGAGAAGCTAGAGTTGCAA TTAAGTCCCAGTGATTCTGTTATGGATGTGAGACAATTCCTTCTTGATGCTCCTGAGACGTGCTTTTTTACTTGTTATGACTTGTTGTTGCACACTAAGGACGGTTCCGCTCATCATTTAGAAGATTACCATGAAATTTCTGAGGTTGCTGACATCACCTCTGGAGGCTGTTCTTTAGAAATGATTGCAG CGCTTTATGATGATAGATCTATCAGGGCCCACGTTCACCGTACCCGAGAGTTGCTTTCTCTTTCAACACTGCACTCCTCATTATCAACATCACTTGCATTGCAACATGAAATGGGGCAGAATGCAACTGCAAATTCAGGAG ATCAATCCAAAAAAACTGAGGTTTTGGAGCTCGAGAATCTAGGATTCATGGAGGACGTTTCCGGTTCACTTTCAAACTTGTTGTCGTCTCCTTCGAAAGAAATCAAATGTGTAGAAACTATCGTCTTTTCGTCATTTAACCCTCCTCCAAGCTACAGAAG GCTTGTTGGGGACCTAATTTATCTGGATGTGGTGACACTGGAAGGGAGCAAGTATTGTATAACCGGAACCACAACCACGTTTTACGTTAACTCAAGTTCCGGAAATACCCTTGACCCGAAACCGACCAAGGCTGCTTCTGAAGCGACTACCCTTATCGGGCTCTTGCAAAAGATCAGTTCCAAATTTAAGAAAG CTTTTCGTGAAATGTTGGAACGAAAGGCATCCGCTCATCCGTTTGAAAACATCCAGTCATTGTTGCCCCCAAATTCGTGGCTTGGATTGCACCCTGTTCccg ATCATAGACGTGATGCAGCAAGAGCGGAAAACTCACTTTCTTTATCGTTTGGGAGTGAGTTAATCGGTATGCAAAGAGACTGGAATGAGGAACTACAATCTTGTAGAGAGTTTCCGCATGCAAGCCCTCAAGAAAG GATTTTGAGAGATAGAGCTCTGTATAAGGTGTCTTCTGATTTCGTTGATGCTGCAATAAGCGGTGCTATCGGAGTCATTAGCCGATGCATCCCGCCAATTAATCCAACTGATCCAGAATGCTTTCACAT GTATGTTCACAACAACATATTCTTCAGTTTCGCTGTTGATGCGGATCTCGAGCAGTTATCCAGAAAGCAGTCATCCGATTCCTCTGAGAAAACGTTGACCAAGTCATCTAAAGTCAACGGTGAGAAATCTAGTGCCGCAACCTCGGAGAATCAGAACGTCAATGGTGTGGTGGAATCGGTTTCTGACGCACCGTCGGAGGTACAGCTGGCAGAGAGTGAACAAGCCACGTATGCGTCTTCCAACAATGATCTGAAAGGCACAAAAGCTTACCAAGAAGCCGATGTTCCTGGATTGTATAATCTTGCTATGGCCATTGTTGACTATAGAGGTCATAGAGTAGTAGCACAG AGTGTTCTACCGGGAATTTTACAAGGTGATAAATCGGATTCACTTCTATATGGGTCTGTTGACAACGGAAAGAAGATTTCCTGGAATCAAGATTTCCATTCCAAG GTATTGGAAGCTTCGAAACGCCTGCGTGTGAAAGAACACACGGTTCTTGATGGATCAGGAAATGTTTTCCAAATAGCCGCACCTGTTGAATGCAAGGGCattgttggaagtgatgatag GCACTACCTCTTGGACCTGATGCGAGTCACTCCTCGTGATGCAAACTACACTGGACCAAATTCCAAGTTTTGTATTCTGAGACCTGAGTTAATTACTGCCTTTTGCcag GCTGAAGCAGCAAAGAATTCAAAATCCAAACGTGAGCCAGAGGATGCACCTAAATCTGTAGATTCTTCGAAGGATGATAATGTTGAACAAGTAAATCAAGCGGAGCCTGCCAAAATACCCGAAACATCTGATACTAACCCG AATGAATCAGAAGATAAGACGGTTGTTGAAGAATCTGGTTCTAAGCCTGCTGACGTGGCAGATAAAACTGAGGATATACGGTTTAACCCTAATGTGTTTACTGAATTCAAATTGGCTGGGACCCCCGAG GAAATTGCTGCTGATGAAGAAAGTGTACGGAAAGTGAGTTCGTATCTGAAAGGCACCGTGCTTCCAAAGTTCATTCAAGATCTTTGCACCCTCGAAGTTTCACCAATGGATGGTCAAACTCTCACTGAAGCCCTACATGCACATGGAATTAACGTTCGTTATATCGGCAAA GTAGCTGACGGTACGAAGAACTTGCCGCATTTATGGGATCTTTGCTCTAACGAGATTATTGTTAGATGTGCCAAACACATCCTCAAG GACGTGTTGAGAGATACAGCGGATCATGATATTGGACACGCAATTGCTCATTTCTTTAACTGTCTGTTCGGAGATTGCCAAACAGCTTCCGGAAAAGGTGTTGGTAATAACAATACACAGTCCAAAAATCAGAAAAAG GATGTTGTTGCGGGAAAATCGACAAAGGGGCACTCAAGGTCAAAGGCTGGTGGTGTTGCTACTAAAAAACAAGCGTCTTGCATGAATCTCACTTCTGAAAGCTTGTGGTCTAACATCCTTGAATTCGCAAAAGTTAAATACCAG TTTGAATTGCCAGAGGACGCGAGGTCACGTGTGAAAAAGATTTCAGTTATTCGTAACCTTTGCTTGAAG GTGGGAGTAGCCATAGCTGCCAAAAAGTATGATCTTAGTGCCGCAACACCATTCCAAACATCGGATATATTAAATCTTCAACCCGTAGTAAAGCATTCGATACCCGTATGTCAAGAAGCAAAGGAGCTGGTGGAAACCGGAAAGGTCCAGCTGGCAGAG GGAATGCTTAATGAAGCGTACACTTTATTTACCGAAGCGTTTACAATACTTCAGCAG GTCACTGGTCCAATGCATCGTGAAGTCGCTAATTGCTGCCG TTACCTTGCGATGGTTCTTTATCATGCTGGAGACATGGCTGCAGCCATCATGCAACAGCACAAAGAACTTATTATAAACGAACGATGTCTCGGTCTTGATCACCCCGACACAGCTCACAG CTACGGAAACATGGCCCTGTTTTATCACGGGCTCAACCAATCAGAGCTCGCGTTAAGACACATGTCCCGTGCTCTGCTCCTGTTAAGCTTATCTTCGGGCCCCGATCATCCTGACGTTGCTGCAACTTACATTAACGTTGCAATGATGTACCAAGATATTGGAAAGATGAATACGGCTCTTCGTTATTTACAAGAAGCGTTAAAAAAGAATGAGAGGCTTTTGGGTGAAGAACATATTCAAACGGCTGTCTGCTATCATGCACTTGCTATTGCGTTTAACTGTGTTGGTGCTTACAAGCTCTCTCATCAG CAtgaaaagaagacgtatgacatACTTGTGAAGCAGCTCGGAGAGGATGATTCGAGGACTCGAGACTCGGAGAATTGGATGAAAACTTTTAAAGTGCGGGAAGCGCAG ATGAATGCACAAAAGCAGAAAGGACAAGCTGTAAATGCGGTTTCTGCTCAAGCAGCAATTGATCTTCTAAAG GCTCACCCTGATTTGATACAAGCATTCCAAGCGGCATCTGGTGGAGCTTCAGGTAGCGGCGGCAATAGTGCTGTTGGTGGTGAAAACTTTGCTCGAGGTGGTAGGGGAGTTGATGAGAGATCTGCCCGTGCTGTAGCGGAAGCAAGGAAAAAAGCTGCCGCCAGGGGTCTGTTAATCCGGCCACACGGTGTTCCTGTTCAGGCTGTACCGCCGCTCACCCAACTTTTCAACATGATAAGCTCCGGCATAACACCAGAAAACGCCGCCAGTGAAGACACCAATGCTGCTGCAAACCCAGGGGAGGCGGCAAAAGCAGAACAACAAGGTCAAGCACCGGTTGGGTTAGGTGCAGGGTTAGCCGCCTTGGACTCAAAGAAAAAGGAGCAGAAGTAA